The Candidatus Neomarinimicrobiota bacterium genome has a window encoding:
- the nuoF gene encoding NADH-quinone oxidoreductase subunit NuoF, translated as MNVFQPILTRHLGEPGSYTLDYYQTHEGYRAARKAVLEMSSEEIIDVVKGSQLQGRGGAGFPTGVKWSFIPKDNPKPRYLILNADESEPGTFKDRLLINHNPHQIIDGMIIASKAIDCHLAFIYIRGEFVKEARLLETAINECQVSNILGKGIFGSQYNLDIIVHRGAGAYICGEEMALIESLEGKRGWPRIKPPFPAVEGYLRCPTVVNNVETLANLPHIIAHGADWFRALGATPDSPGPKLYCLSGHVRKPGVVERPMGTSLTELIHEHGGGLPQGRQLKAVIPGGSSAPILTAAEAQDLPMDFPSVKAAGSMLGSAGIIVLDETADMVQVCLNVARFYAHESCGQCTPCREGTTWLTQILQRLTQGQGRAEDIDLILSVADNIGGLIDFSQGSFGKTICPFGEAVSWPVRAFVEKFRDEFEAYLPADSRQAVAGALTSATA; from the coding sequence ATGAACGTTTTCCAGCCCATTCTGACCAGGCACCTGGGAGAACCGGGATCCTATACGCTGGACTACTACCAGACCCACGAAGGTTACCGCGCCGCCCGCAAGGCTGTGCTGGAGATGAGCTCGGAAGAAATCATTGACGTGGTCAAAGGTTCGCAGCTACAGGGCCGCGGTGGGGCCGGCTTCCCCACAGGCGTGAAGTGGAGCTTCATCCCCAAGGACAATCCCAAGCCCAGGTACCTGATTCTCAATGCCGATGAGAGTGAACCAGGCACCTTCAAGGACCGCCTGCTCATCAATCACAACCCACACCAGATCATCGACGGGATGATTATTGCCAGCAAGGCTATCGATTGCCACCTGGCCTTCATTTACATCAGGGGGGAATTCGTCAAGGAGGCGCGCCTGCTGGAGACGGCCATCAACGAATGCCAGGTCAGCAATATTTTGGGCAAGGGCATATTCGGGAGCCAGTACAACCTGGACATCATTGTCCACCGCGGCGCCGGCGCCTATATCTGCGGTGAGGAGATGGCGCTCATCGAATCGTTGGAGGGCAAACGGGGCTGGCCGCGCATCAAGCCCCCCTTCCCGGCCGTCGAGGGCTATCTGCGCTGCCCTACGGTGGTCAACAACGTGGAGACTTTAGCCAATCTGCCACATATCATTGCCCACGGGGCCGATTGGTTTCGCGCCCTGGGTGCCACCCCCGATAGCCCGGGCCCCAAGCTCTACTGTCTCAGTGGGCACGTCCGCAAACCGGGCGTGGTAGAGCGTCCCATGGGCACCAGCCTGACCGAGTTAATCCACGAACATGGCGGTGGTCTCCCCCAGGGACGCCAGCTCAAGGCGGTCATCCCCGGCGGGAGTTCAGCACCGATTCTCACGGCCGCCGAGGCGCAGGATCTGCCCATGGACTTCCCCTCGGTGAAGGCTGCGGGAAGTATGCTTGGCTCAGCGGGTATCATCGTGCTGGATGAGACTGCCGACATGGTGCAGGTCTGCCTGAATGTGGCCCGCTTTTACGCCCACGAGTCGTGCGGGCAGTGCACGCCTTGCCGTGAAGGGACCACCTGGCTTACCCAGATTTTGCAGCGCCTGACCCAGGGCCAGGGGCGGGCCGAGGATATCGACCTGATTCTCTCGGTTGCTGACAATATCGGCGGGCTCATCGACTTTTCGCAGGGCAGTTTCGGCAAGACTATCTGCCCGTTCGGCGAGGCAGTGAGCTGGCCGGTGCGGGCGTTCGTTGAAAAGTTCCGTGACGAATTCGAAGCCTACCTGCCAGCTGATTCCCGGCAGGCTGTTGCCGGAGCGCTCACCAGTGCCACTGCTTAA
- a CDS encoding NAD(P)H-dependent oxidoreductase subunit E, producing the protein MSFAFTPERQKRFDALLNQYPDKRSVALPALHLAQSQEGYLSSATIKALAAVLDMAPALLMDTVSFYSLFYTRPRGKYMLQVCQTLSCSLAGADDLVTHLSGKLHIQPAETTPDGRYTLRTVECLGSCGTAPVVQINDDYYEKVTRDKLDRILDKLT; encoded by the coding sequence GTGAGTTTCGCCTTTACCCCGGAGCGCCAGAAGCGTTTCGATGCGCTGCTTAATCAGTATCCCGACAAGCGTTCCGTGGCGCTGCCGGCGCTGCACCTGGCACAGAGCCAGGAAGGCTATCTCTCCAGCGCTACCATCAAGGCCTTGGCGGCGGTGCTTGACATGGCTCCCGCTCTGCTGATGGATACCGTATCGTTCTACTCCTTGTTCTACACCCGTCCCCGGGGCAAGTACATGTTGCAGGTATGCCAAACCCTTTCCTGCAGCCTGGCCGGTGCCGATGATTTGGTGACCCATCTGTCCGGCAAACTGCACATCCAACCGGCGGAGACCACGCCCGACGGGCGCTACACGCTACGCACGGTGGAGTGCCTGGGTTCATGCGGTACGGCGCCGGTCGTGCAGATTAATGATGACTATTACGAAAAGGTCACCCGGGACAAGCTGGACCGCATTCTGGACAAGCTGACATGA
- the nuoD gene encoding NADH dehydrogenase (quinone) subunit D, producing the protein MTLEAQQLSTETMVLNFGPSHPSTHGTLRLLMELDGELVTKVTPEIGYLHSGFEKLAEHLDYNQYVTITDRMQYISPMCNNVAFALAAEKLLDLEVPPRAQYIRVFMCELSRIADHLLAIGMQAVDIGAFTVFLYAFRTREMVYDLFEQVCGARLTTSYTRVGGLMRDVPPEFVAAAGQLLDGIPATIKEIDGLLTHNRIWLDRSRGIGVISKEDAISYGLTGPIARAAGVDYDLRIQEPYSSYEDFDFDVIVGQNGDVYDRYLMRLYEVDESLKICRQVLEKLPAGPVNVDADSKAIIPPRNDIFNSMEALIYHFMITMENRGFTPPTGEVYVPTESPNGELGYFIVSAGKREPYRVRTRPPSFINYSAFETMMRGMMVADAVAILGSLNIIAGELDR; encoded by the coding sequence ATGACGCTGGAAGCCCAGCAGCTCAGCACGGAAACCATGGTCCTGAACTTTGGCCCGTCGCACCCGTCCACCCACGGGACCCTGCGACTGCTGATGGAACTGGACGGCGAGCTGGTCACCAAGGTCACGCCCGAAATCGGCTACCTGCACTCAGGCTTTGAAAAGCTGGCCGAGCACCTGGACTACAACCAGTACGTCACCATAACCGATCGCATGCAGTATATCTCGCCCATGTGTAACAACGTGGCGTTCGCGCTGGCAGCCGAGAAGCTGCTGGACCTGGAAGTGCCGCCCCGTGCCCAGTACATCCGCGTATTTATGTGCGAGCTCTCGCGCATCGCGGATCACCTCCTGGCGATCGGCATGCAAGCGGTGGATATCGGGGCCTTCACAGTGTTCCTCTACGCCTTTCGTACAAGGGAAATGGTCTACGATCTGTTTGAGCAGGTCTGCGGGGCACGGCTGACCACCAGTTATACCCGGGTTGGAGGGTTGATGCGTGATGTGCCTCCGGAATTCGTTGCGGCCGCCGGCCAGCTTCTGGACGGGATTCCTGCCACCATCAAAGAGATCGACGGTCTACTCACCCATAACCGCATCTGGCTTGACCGTTCCCGTGGCATTGGAGTGATCAGCAAGGAGGATGCCATCTCCTATGGCCTCACCGGGCCTATCGCCCGCGCCGCCGGCGTGGATTACGACCTGCGCATCCAGGAGCCTTACTCCAGCTATGAGGATTTTGATTTTGACGTGATTGTTGGCCAGAATGGTGATGTCTACGACCGCTATCTCATGCGCCTTTACGAGGTCGACGAGAGCCTGAAAATTTGTCGCCAGGTTTTGGAGAAACTCCCCGCTGGACCCGTGAACGTGGATGCCGACAGCAAAGCCATCATCCCCCCGCGGAACGATATCTTTAACTCTATGGAGGCCCTCATTTACCATTTCATGATCACCATGGAAAATCGGGGTTTCACCCCACCGACGGGAGAAGTCTATGTCCCTACGGAGAGCCCCAACGGCGAGCTGGGCTACTTCATTGTGAGCGCCGGGAAACGTGAACCCTACCGTGTTCGCACCCGGCCACCCTCATTCATCAACTATTCCGCCTTCGAGACGATGATGCGGGGCATGATGGTGGCGGATGCCGTGGCGATTCTGGGCAGCCTGAATATCATCGCTGGCGAGCTGGACCGGTGA
- a CDS encoding NADH-quinone oxidoreductase subunit C gives MLPQDQLSHVLKDKFPESFLELTSFRGMLTVHIKGAAVLELLRTLKSDPRFAFNFLADVTAVDHLELAGHARYAVVYHLLNQYEARRIVVRAWVEEEHPSLPSAVSLWKTADWLEREVYDLFGIEFAGHPNLVRIMNPDDFIHHPLRKDYPLQGRGERDNFPVVERSIGSRWKAGKAFE, from the coding sequence ATGCTGCCCCAGGATCAGCTCAGCCATGTGCTCAAGGATAAATTCCCCGAATCCTTCCTGGAGCTCACCTCTTTTAGGGGCATGCTGACAGTCCATATAAAGGGCGCCGCTGTGCTGGAACTGTTGCGCACCCTCAAATCCGACCCCCGTTTCGCGTTTAACTTTCTGGCGGACGTCACTGCCGTGGACCATCTGGAGCTGGCCGGACACGCCCGCTATGCGGTCGTCTATCATCTGCTTAACCAGTACGAGGCGCGGCGCATCGTCGTGCGGGCCTGGGTGGAGGAGGAGCATCCCAGCCTCCCGTCGGCTGTATCCCTGTGGAAGACGGCGGACTGGCTGGAGCGGGAGGTTTACGATCTCTTCGGAATCGAGTTTGCCGGGCACCCCAACCTCGTGCGCATCATGAATCCTGATGACTTCATCCACCATCCACTGCGCAAAGACTATCCGCTGCAGGGCCGCGGAGAACGCGACAATTTTCCCGTCGTGGAGCGCTCCATTGGCAGCCGTTGGAAGGCGGGGAAAGCTTTCGAATGA
- a CDS encoding NADH-quinone oxidoreductase subunit B gives MGIEQSGKGEWVTTRLDNFVNWARKNSLWPMPFGTACCGIEFMSAMTSRHDIARFGAEAIRFSPRQSDLLIVAGRISIKMMPVLTRIYEQMPEPKWVISMGACASSGGVFDTYSVIQGIDHFLPVDVYLPGCPPRPEAVLDGLMLIQRLIEGDSLTHYQPSDAPAET, from the coding sequence TTGGGAATAGAACAATCCGGCAAGGGTGAATGGGTCACCACTCGGCTGGACAATTTTGTCAACTGGGCGCGCAAGAACTCCCTTTGGCCCATGCCGTTCGGTACCGCCTGCTGCGGAATCGAGTTCATGTCGGCGATGACCTCGCGTCACGACATAGCGCGCTTCGGTGCGGAGGCCATCCGGTTCTCGCCGCGACAGTCCGACCTGCTGATCGTCGCGGGGCGCATCAGCATCAAAATGATGCCGGTCCTGACACGTATTTATGAGCAGATGCCCGAGCCCAAGTGGGTCATCTCCATGGGGGCCTGCGCCTCCAGCGGGGGCGTATTTGACACCTACAGCGTGATCCAGGGGATCGACCACTTCCTCCCCGTGGATGTCTACCTGCCCGGGTGTCCGCCACGGCCTGAGGCGGTGCTGGACGGGCTTATGCTGATCCAGCGGCTCATTGAGGGCGATTCACTCACCCATTACCAGCCGTCCGACGCCCCTGCGGAGACCTGA